The following proteins are co-located in the Patagioenas fasciata isolate bPatFas1 chromosome 33, bPatFas1.hap1, whole genome shotgun sequence genome:
- the SAMD4B gene encoding protein Smaug homolog 2 isoform X2 translates to MMFRDQVGIVAGWFKGWNECEQTVALLSLLKRVTRTQARFLQLCLEHSLADCPDIHLLEAEANSAAAISQWPQEPAEALVALLLAHLPLLQPGNAAAKAEYMKRLQKVLADAIERNRCVEESRQLLSYALIHPATTLDDRSALALWLGHLEERLATGAAASPAPRPPPRPSAEPAPARRVAHHEWPEQGWAEGGAAPAPPRENGHPNFQQPPGNGGDMGGADVPSWLKSLRLHKYAALFSQMTYEEMMTLTERHLESQNVTKGARHKIALSIQKLRERQSVLRALEKDILEGGNVWSALQELQQILVTPIKAFRPPPAAPPPGPPDGPPPGATDAFAAPPHPAGDTEAPAAPVPDGDIPGQFTRVMGKVCTQLLVSRPDEENITSYLQLLEKCLSHEAFTETQKKRLLSWKQQVLKLLRAFPKKLPLDPPGYRPPKGWAFGSNSLPIAGSVGGAGGRRGGRPFALPPRPLPPTRLGLLGPAGGAPPPRPPLAGPPLGTQGRQSLWFGGAGGSPGGRSAVQRTHSLPVHTSPQALLAFPQECPPPGTDLEINPTLESLCLSMTEHALGDGADKTSTI, encoded by the exons ATGATGTTCCGGGACCAGGTGGGGATCGTGGCCGGGTGGTTCAAGGGCTGGAACGAGTGCGAGCAGACGGTGGCTCTGCTGTCGCTGCTCAAGCGCGTCACCCGCACCCAGGCGCGCTTCCTGCAGCTCTGCCTCGAGCACTCGCTGGCCGACTGCCCCGACATCCACCTGCTCGAGGCCGAGGCCAACAGCGCCG CCGCCATCAGCCAGTGGCCGCAGGAGCCGGCGGAGGCCCTGGTGGCCCTGCTGCTGGCCCACCTGCCGCTGCTGCAGCCGGGGAACGCGGCGGCCAAGGCCGAGTACATGAAGCGGCTGCAGAAGGTGCTGGCGGACGCCATCGAGCGCAACCGCTGCGTGGAGGAGAGCCGGCAGCTGCTGTCCTACGCCCTCATCCACCCGGCCACCACGCTGGACGACCGCAGCGCCCTGGCGCTCTGGCTGGGCCACCTGGAGGAGCGTTTGGCTACCGGAgccgccgccagccccgcgccgcgcccgccgccaCGGCCCAGCGCCGAGCCCGCGCCCGCCAGGAGGGTGGCGCACCACGAGTGGCCGGAGCAGGGCTGGGCGGAGGGGGGGGCGGCGCCCGCGCCCCCCCGCGAGAACGGGCACCCCAACTTCCAGCAGCCCCCTGGGAACGGCGGAGACATGGGGGGAGCCG acGTCCCGTCGTGGCTGAAGAGCCTGCGGCTGCACAAATACGCGGCGCTTTTCTCCCAAATGACGTACGAGGAGATGATGACGCTGACCGAGCGGCACCTGGAGTCGCAg AACGTCACCAAGGGCGCGCGGCACAAGATCGCCCTGAGCATCCAGAAGCTGCGGGAGCGGCAGAGCGTCCTGCGAGCGCTGGAGAAG gacatcCTGGAGGGCGGGAACGTGTGGTCGgcgctgcaggagctgcagcagatCCTGGTCACCCCCATCAAGGCCTTTCGGCCCCCCCCGGCCgctcccccccccggccccccggaCGGGCCCCCCCCGGGGGCCACCGACGCCTTCGCCGCCCCCCCCCACCCGGCCGGTGACACCGAGGCCCCCGCGGCCCCTGTCCCCGACGGGGACATCCCGGGGCAGTTCACCCGCGTCATGGGCAAAG TGTGCACCCAGCTGCTGGTGTCCCGGCCGGATGAGGAGAACATCACCAGTTACCTCCAGCTCCTCGAGAAGTGCCTGAGCCACGAG gCGTTCACGGAGACGCAGAAGAAGCGGCTCCTGTCCTGGAAGCAGCAGGTGCTGAAGCTGCTCCGCGCCTTCCCCAAGAAGCTGCCGCTCGACCCCCCCGGTTATCGCCCCCCCAAGGG CTGGGCCTTCGGCTCCAACTCGCTCCCCATAGCTGGCtctgtggggggggcgggggggcggcgggggggtcgGCCCTTCGCGTTGCCCCCCCGGCCGCTGCCCCCCACCCGCCTGGGGCTGCTGGGACCTGCGGGGGGGGCGCCCCCCCCACGGCCCCCGCTGGCCGGGCCCCCTCTGGGCACCCAGGGACGCCAG aGCCTGTGGTtcgggggggccgggggctccCCGGGGGGGCGCAGCGCGGTGCAGCGCACCCACTCCCTGCCCGTCCACACCTCCCCACAGGCCCTGCTCGCCTTCCCACAGG aGTGTCCCCCCCCCGGCACGGACCTGGAGATCAACCCGACGCTGGAGTCGCTGTGTCTGAGCATGACGGAGCACGCGCTGGGGG ATGGCGCAGACAAGACCTCCACCATCTGA
- the SAMD4B gene encoding protein Smaug homolog 2 isoform X1 — MMFRDQVGIVAGWFKGWNECEQTVALLSLLKRVTRTQARFLQLCLEHSLADCPDIHLLEAEANSAAAISQWPQEPAEALVALLLAHLPLLQPGNAAAKAEYMKRLQKVLADAIERNRCVEESRQLLSYALIHPATTLDDRSALALWLGHLEERLATGAAASPAPRPPPRPSAEPAPARRVAHHEWPEQGWAEGGAAPAPPRENGHPNFQQPPGNGGDMGGAALPCQLHPPSPIKRSLALVPGGQEWPGGGGPSEDPPRAAPPHFGEPLSPQSSTGSEQPDEGGAGGRNTFQEDGSGMKDVPSWLKSLRLHKYAALFSQMTYEEMMTLTERHLESQNVTKGARHKIALSIQKLRERQSVLRALEKDILEGGNVWSALQELQQILVTPIKAFRPPPAAPPPGPPDGPPPGATDAFAAPPHPAGDTEAPAAPVPDGDIPGQFTRVMGKVCTQLLVSRPDEENITSYLQLLEKCLSHEAFTETQKKRLLSWKQQVLKLLRAFPKKLPLDPPGYRPPKGWAFGSNSLPIAGSVGGAGGRRGGRPFALPPRPLPPTRLGLLGPAGGAPPPRPPLAGPPLGTQGRQSLWFGGAGGSPGGRSAVQRTHSLPVHTSPQALLAFPQECPPPGTDLEINPTLESLCLSMTEHALGDGADKTSTI, encoded by the exons ATGATGTTCCGGGACCAGGTGGGGATCGTGGCCGGGTGGTTCAAGGGCTGGAACGAGTGCGAGCAGACGGTGGCTCTGCTGTCGCTGCTCAAGCGCGTCACCCGCACCCAGGCGCGCTTCCTGCAGCTCTGCCTCGAGCACTCGCTGGCCGACTGCCCCGACATCCACCTGCTCGAGGCCGAGGCCAACAGCGCCG CCGCCATCAGCCAGTGGCCGCAGGAGCCGGCGGAGGCCCTGGTGGCCCTGCTGCTGGCCCACCTGCCGCTGCTGCAGCCGGGGAACGCGGCGGCCAAGGCCGAGTACATGAAGCGGCTGCAGAAGGTGCTGGCGGACGCCATCGAGCGCAACCGCTGCGTGGAGGAGAGCCGGCAGCTGCTGTCCTACGCCCTCATCCACCCGGCCACCACGCTGGACGACCGCAGCGCCCTGGCGCTCTGGCTGGGCCACCTGGAGGAGCGTTTGGCTACCGGAgccgccgccagccccgcgccgcgcccgccgccaCGGCCCAGCGCCGAGCCCGCGCCCGCCAGGAGGGTGGCGCACCACGAGTGGCCGGAGCAGGGCTGGGCGGAGGGGGGGGCGGCGCCCGCGCCCCCCCGCGAGAACGGGCACCCCAACTTCCAGCAGCCCCCTGGGAACGGCGGAGACATGGGGGGAGCCG ccctgccctgccagctgcacccccccagccccatcaaACGCTCCCTGGCGCTGGTGCCGGGGGGGCAGGAGTGGCCGGGGGGGGGCGGCCCCAGCGAGgaccccccccgcgccgcccccccccatttcggggagCCCCTGTCCCCCCAGAGCAGCACGGGCTCCGAGCAGCCCGacgaggggggggccggcggcagAAACACCTTCCAGGAGGATGGCAGCGGGATGAAAg acGTCCCGTCGTGGCTGAAGAGCCTGCGGCTGCACAAATACGCGGCGCTTTTCTCCCAAATGACGTACGAGGAGATGATGACGCTGACCGAGCGGCACCTGGAGTCGCAg AACGTCACCAAGGGCGCGCGGCACAAGATCGCCCTGAGCATCCAGAAGCTGCGGGAGCGGCAGAGCGTCCTGCGAGCGCTGGAGAAG gacatcCTGGAGGGCGGGAACGTGTGGTCGgcgctgcaggagctgcagcagatCCTGGTCACCCCCATCAAGGCCTTTCGGCCCCCCCCGGCCgctcccccccccggccccccggaCGGGCCCCCCCCGGGGGCCACCGACGCCTTCGCCGCCCCCCCCCACCCGGCCGGTGACACCGAGGCCCCCGCGGCCCCTGTCCCCGACGGGGACATCCCGGGGCAGTTCACCCGCGTCATGGGCAAAG TGTGCACCCAGCTGCTGGTGTCCCGGCCGGATGAGGAGAACATCACCAGTTACCTCCAGCTCCTCGAGAAGTGCCTGAGCCACGAG gCGTTCACGGAGACGCAGAAGAAGCGGCTCCTGTCCTGGAAGCAGCAGGTGCTGAAGCTGCTCCGCGCCTTCCCCAAGAAGCTGCCGCTCGACCCCCCCGGTTATCGCCCCCCCAAGGG CTGGGCCTTCGGCTCCAACTCGCTCCCCATAGCTGGCtctgtggggggggcgggggggcggcgggggggtcgGCCCTTCGCGTTGCCCCCCCGGCCGCTGCCCCCCACCCGCCTGGGGCTGCTGGGACCTGCGGGGGGGGCGCCCCCCCCACGGCCCCCGCTGGCCGGGCCCCCTCTGGGCACCCAGGGACGCCAG aGCCTGTGGTtcgggggggccgggggctccCCGGGGGGGCGCAGCGCGGTGCAGCGCACCCACTCCCTGCCCGTCCACACCTCCCCACAGGCCCTGCTCGCCTTCCCACAGG aGTGTCCCCCCCCCGGCACGGACCTGGAGATCAACCCGACGCTGGAGTCGCTGTGTCTGAGCATGACGGAGCACGCGCTGGGGG ATGGCGCAGACAAGACCTCCACCATCTGA
- the LRFN1 gene encoding LOW QUALITY PROTEIN: leucine-rich repeat and fibronectin type III domain-containing protein 1 (The sequence of the model RefSeq protein was modified relative to this genomic sequence to represent the inferred CDS: inserted 2 bases in 1 codon) produces MAKLLVPLVMLGAVAAAGGGSLAPGGSGGGSSSGSSSTSTSHRCPPRCLCPAAAPSPTLLCARTGLLAVPPSLDRGAVELRLADNFIGAVGRADFANMSSLVHLTLSRNGLRRLAPGAFADLRALRALHLDGNRLPALSGAQLRGLASLRHLILANNQLAAIEPGAFAAFAATVEDLDLSHNNLPALPWDAVAAMASLATLTLDHNLLERVPAGAVARLPRLARLDLTANRLRALPPVPGPPGPSLAAGGNPLHCNCELLWLRRLARPGRLESCATPAPLAGRLLWAVPEEELTCRAPSIAGAAAVPPAVLEGQPLRLGCSAAGDPPPALHWLGPDGRVVQNGSRRAVGADGSSVELRVATLGDHGHFTCVASNAAGEAAARVRVEVLPLPVAPNGDNGDNGDANGPSDMARGDGGGGDGGGANGTRRAAGAAVAAEVTAAAARIRWLPRRHGPGVRGFQLRYNSSGDEALVYRLLPPSSRSLELRDLAGGREYQLCVSALYGGDPPGAPPPRPRSLGCVRFTTPPGTGSVGGGPAAPSCSAAPQQPHFLGGTVIVVIGAAIAASVLVFILILTARYKAAARRPPXPSVASVCSQTNGAPRPPEPEPPPPAPQTPPLAPTAPMGAPGGLFPSHSFPRRARTRRHGLDAQPGGGAALRPSFGSTHWMLESTV; encoded by the exons ATGGCGAAGCTGCTGGTGCCCCTGGTGATGCTGGGGGCGGTGGCTGCGGCCGGCGGGGGCTCCTTGGCGCCGGGGGGGTCGGGCGGCGGCTCCAGCTCCGGCTCCAGCTCCACGTCCACGTCCCACCGCTGCCCCCCGCGCTGCCTTTGCCCCGcggccgcccccagccccacgctgctGTGCGCCCGCACGGGGCTCCTGGCCGTGCCGCCCAGCCTGGACCGCGGCGCCGTGGAGCTGCGCCTGGCCGACAACTTCATCGGCGCCGTGGGCCGCGCCGACTTCGCCAACATGAGCAGCCTGGTGCACCTCACCCTGTCCCGCAACGGCCTGCGCCGCCTGGCCCCGGGCGCCTTcgccgacctgcgcgccctgcgcGCCCTGCACCTGGACGGCAACCGCCTGCCGGCGCTGAGCGGCGCGCAGCTCCGCGGGCTGGCCAGCCTGCGCCACCTCATCCTGGCCAACAACCAGCTGGCGGCCATCGAGCCGGGCGCCTTCGCCGCCTTCGCCGCCACCGTGGAGGACCTGGACCTGTCGCACAACAACCTCCCCGCGCTGCCCTGGGACGCCGTGGCCGCCATGGCCTCGCTGGCCACGCTCACGCTGGACCACAACCTCCTGGAGCGCGTCCCCGCGGGCGCCGTGGCGCGCCTGCCGCGCCTGGCCCGCCTGGACCTCACCGCCAACCGCCTGCGGGCGCTGCCGCCCgtgcccggcccccccggccccagcTTGGCGGCGGGGGGGAACCCGCTGCATTGCAACTGCGAGCTGCTGTGGCTGCGGCGCCTGGCGCGGCCGGGCCGGCTGGAGAGCTGCGCCACGCCGGCGCCGCTGGCCGGGCGGCTGCTGTGGGCCGTGCCCGAGGAGGAGCTCACCTGCCGCGCCCCGTCCATCGCCGGCGCCGCCGCGGTGCCGCCCGCCGTGCTGGAGGGGCAGCCGCTGCGCTTGGGCTGCTCGGCGGCCGGGGACCCCCCCCCGGCGCTGCACTGGTTGGGGCCGGACGGGCGGGTGGTGCAGAACGGCTCCCGGCGCGCCGTGGGGGCCGACGGCTCCAGCGTGGAGCTGCGGGTGGCCACGCTGGGCGACCACGGCCACTTCACCTGCGTGGCGTCCAACGCGGCGGGCGAGGCGGCGGCCAGGGTGAGGGTGGAGGTGCTGCCGCTGCCGGTGGCGCCCAACGGGGACAACGGCGACAACGGCGACGCCAACGGCCCCTCGGACATGGCGAGGGGGgacggcggcgggggggacggcggcGGGGCCAACGGGACCCGGCGCGCCGcgggggcggcggtggcggccgAGGTGACGGCGGCGGCCGCTCGCATCCGGTGGCTGCCCCGGCGCCACGGACCCGGCGTCCGCGGCTTCCAGCTGCGCTACAACAGCTCCGGAGACGAGGCGCTGGTCTATAG gctgctgccgCCCTCCAGCCGCAGTTTGGAGCTGCGGGACCTGGCCGGGGGCCGCGAGTACCAGCTCTGCGTGTCCGCGCTCTAcggcggggacccccccggcgcGCCCCCCCCGCGGCCGCGCTCCCTGGGCTGCGTGCGCTTCACCACCCCCCCGGGCACGGGGAGCGTGGGGGggggccccgccgccccctcctGCTCGGCCGCCCCCCAGCAGCCGCATTTCCTGGGGGGCACCGTGATCGTGGTGATCGGCGCCGCCATCGCCGCCTCGGTCCTggtcttcatcctcatcctcaccgcGCGCTACAAAGCGGCTGcgcgccgcccccc ccccagcgtGGCGTCCGTTTGCTCGCAGACCAacggcgccccccgcccccccgagccggagccgcccccccccgcgccgcaGACCCCCCCGCTCGCACCaacggcacccatgggtgccccgggGGGGTTGTTCCCCAGCCACAGCTTCCCCCGGCGCGCACGGACTCGGCGCCACGGCCTGGACGCGCAGCCCGGGGGGGGCGCGGCGCTGCGCCCCTCGTTCGGGAGCACGCACTGGATGCTGGAGAGCACCGTGTGa